The following are from one region of the Anabas testudineus chromosome 2, fAnaTes1.2, whole genome shotgun sequence genome:
- the nhsl1a gene encoding NHS-like protein 1 isoform X2 has translation MLCLKAGDGDSKWSVRYTTQKPQQGLIFVPAKRRLSSADDVQAGNGLTQHGPASSHLHLQSPTSSPSSSGLDQLEGSTCSGWKNKSRKMSSASSDEDERFILNNKRPLTPLVLSSVHVTSSLDVFAPSYEQTVDMEVEPIPRLPTPEERMRQEAEAVGADIVPINVTGESFDRQASSRRTLSSSDSLSRRPRNLSRRKTVTGISDVGWKLDSPLSLPDQSSTVGHAASSCTSTDQQKTMWEELEERERAEIRKEDQSSVRRIRAPEGEGMTGLMASPTRSAYVESCQEHSSSCCSPPSEARSLPRLVTNSSLNSEASCNSTPYRTLSASSSSCQGFPSDIMPLLPFDPKAKVIPQSPFSSSSSLSSSPVTSSSLPSTPSRVLQSECSYPSDKPLNESAQRHSSTSSSHYVSSSSIADSESQFSYQALDDHNTQFPYDGGSCSEERWSYQPLSHSSSLHSSQTGSDWNSITREMSCVSGEGWSCDPLLSSGRSSPAFTDSNSLFSENITSSSLLNWEKKKCSPASSYSHTIIRNISLRKSKRPPPPPLRSDSLRCRPGRSKSSRSSSSPRLERTIQQTPNPSPQTFHDPWVPRNDTKRRQSGLNCGTVTTFEPLSPDCHAPTLVESPAYEHFPQIPSHSHAHVFTPGSPGSEALSFTLNPQSATSSVAGLQRLASPSSGYSSQSNTPTPGTPVSSPLTPSSPLTESPGAFYLPLTSPLSSSHSYSFSLSPGISSLPRTRSEGERRPKPPVPERKSSLLSSLSSSFSSISSLSSCTSSEHPVLPAPPPPPPLPHCSSSSFSVFTSPIRAPLPPAPPLPLSYLPAPPSFSKLSAAPFRSPSSHPSPPPPPPLPPSPVPVPSPLQLSSRPPPPPYSYAIRQTSLHALESTESQSNVFPPHPSSDIPEVSFTNLPPPPPPPPLPSLPTSSVVPLSFANPAKSLNPCVRVVTSPFPLVTTQALQGVKLRSIKNQEALSANNMLAGATPHGQASTLSANAKHADTIYDFNSKEAQPDCSELTNANVNPNTDGPGSQNAVCTLDRCGNDNPAKQPVIKSDHDYYNLTKNEVRTPTDETAYAGLQSLQGSIYSPDNQRTSGHQVVNSKDNKFNEQVRKESDTYASLTNNQISSPDSSWIKISSGNDQNHINPLIQEQQITDTVLADNMLSEPAETSGNTENDSSYWTLSGTNQVYPRESRRILLESKDEEEGNGKDNSADESPMAYSDVTQSELVLKSPEKPTPLKKPDLCILGLKASTEDNTSLGGSPQKQKPPILHKKPDLSLTSTRKIKTLFPSENTSEAPNSNSVAYGTLEIAGISHTQNTTGIVHIIDPRNKFNGIMSTLENCVSSGSCCTMENSNFGSKGTKMWTCVSSGTMGPTQAWSTCGVTNTTDGTMKNCGTTQTCRNEGNSGDHGGATAETRGTPSGATDPRRLYKDNQKTFHKRMMRPSLAEDEEEDDEDEKVKERGTKTMMMSSSTKKRGRARRRRRRRRTGRQLLIMSSTMQPTPSSSSSSSSSSLSSSSSSSGDEQDLEKGRTVPTRERVRMSREVWNEETDSESSCAQTGHSRNSLSSALSTESLQGELSLPDLLIQEPGEEEEEKRSKGEAQSTEVKAKETREPPDGDLFVSVSADQMFVSGRPRTTEDLFAVIHRSKRKMLGRRHSEENGHCIVSSSWSSSADPVPCSTQPVAFKTQRSSRSESFKALLLRKGSRSDSCSRISAVERLCTDLQHVPSLLPPPEQTQVKPTSLFHTVHRQDVPLSPTSLCSQNLFVKLGLKQRDLMSTQLFFFSASMRPRSLTPPCSASRRFAARSRLVAAPMTAIFEGEGEEEEEEDDNDEGSIESPGIKEESSQRLEETS, from the exons ATGCTCTGCTTaaaag caggggACGGGGACAGTAAGTGGTCTGTTCGCTACACCACCCAGAAGCCTCAGCAGGGTCTGATCTTCGTCCCTGCAAAAAGGCGACTTAGCAGCGCTGACGATGTgcaag CAGGTAACGGGCTGACTCAGCATGGACCTGCCAGctctcacctccacctccagagCCCCACCTCCTCTCCCAGCTCCTCTGGCCTCGACCAATTAGAGGGCAGCACGTGCAGCGGGTGGAAGAATAAAAGCCGGAAGATG TCTTCAGCCTCGTCAGATGAAGACGAGAGGTTCATTTTGAACAACAAACGACCTCTGACCCCACTGGTCTTGAGCTCCGTCCACGTCACCTCCAGTTTGGACGTTTTTGCTCCTTCTTATGAGCAAACAGTCGACATGGAGGTGGAGCCAATCCCTCGTCTTCCAACACCAGAAGAAAGGATGAGGCAGGAGGCCGAGGCTGTGGGCGCTGATATAGTACCTATTAATGTAACAG GTGAGAGTTTTGATCGACAGGCCAGTTCTCGAAGAACACTTTCCAGTTCTGACTCATTATCCCGAAGACCCCGTAACCTGAGCCGCCGTAAGACAGTTACTGGGATATCTGATGTTGGATGGAAACTGG ACTCGCCCTTGTCTCTTCCTGATCAGTCGTCCACTGTGGGTCACGCTGCCTCCTCCTGCACCTCCACAGACCAACAGAAGACCATGTGGGAAGAgttggaggagagggagagggcagAAATCAGAAAGGAGGACCAGTCATCAGTGAGGAGGATCCGAGCCCCAGAAGGAGAAGGGATGACTGGGCTCATGGCCTCTCCTACCCGCTCTGCGTATGTCGAGTCGTGTCAGGaacactcctcctcctgctgctcacCCCCCTCTGAAGCTCGAAGCCTCCCTCGTTTGGTAACCAACTCCTCTCTGAACTCAGAGGCCAGCTGTAATAGCACCCCCTACAGGACACTCAGTGCCTCCTCATCTTCCTGCCAG ggtTTCCCTAGCGACATAATGCCCCTGCTGCCCTTTGACCCTAAAGCTAAAGTCATTCCTCAGTcacctttctcctcctcctcttctttatcTTCCTCCCCcgtcacctcctcctccctccctagCACCCCCAGCCGTGTCCTCCAATCAGAGTGCTCTTACCCCAGTGATAAGCCCCTGAATGAGTCTGCCCAGCGTCATAGTTCCACTTCATCCTCCCATTAcgtctcttcttcctccatcgCAGACTCAGAGTCTCAGTTTAGCTACCAGGCTTTGGATGACCACAACACCCAATTCCCCTATGATGGAGGCTCCTGCAGTGAGGAGAGGTGGAGTTACCAGCCCCTCTCTCACAGCTCCAGTCTCCACAGCAGCCAGACTGGGAGTGACTGGAACAGCATAACCCGGGAGATGAGTTGTGTTTCTGGGGAGGGCTGGAGCTGCGATCCTCTGCTGTCCTCTGGCCGTTCCTCCCCAGCTTTCACTGACAGCAACTCCTTGTTTTCAGAGAAcatcacttcttcttctttgctaaactgggagaaaaagaaatgcagtcCTGCCTCCTCCTACTCTCACACCATCATCCGTAACATCTCCCTCCGAAAGTCCAAGcgcccacctcctccaccattGCGCTCTGATTCTCTGAGGTGCCGGCCAGGTCGTAGCAAATCCTCTCGCTCCTCCTCCAGCCCCCGCCTGGAGCGCACCATCCAGCAGACACCAAACCCATCTCCCCAGACCTTTCATGATCCCTGGGTGCCCAGGAACGACACTAAGAGACGCCAGAGCGGACTTAACTGTGGGACAGTAACAACGTTTGAACCTTTAAGCCCAGACTGCCATGCACCAACCTTGGTTGAGTCTCCAGCTTATGAACACTTCCCACAAATCCCCAGCCACTCCCATGCCCATGTCTTCACCCCTGGTTCTCCAGGATCAGAGGCACTGAGCTTTACTCTCAACCCCCAATCAGCTACCTCGTCTGTGGCTGGGCTGCAGCGCCTTGCTTCACCCTCCAGTGGCTACTCTAGCCAGTCCAACACCCCCACTCCTGGCACTCCAGTGTCATCTCCTCTtaccccctcctctcctctcacagaAAGCCCTGGAGCATTTTATCTCCCGTTGACCTCCCCTTTGTCCTCATCACACTCATactccttctctctgtcccctGGCATCTCTTCCCTGCCCAGGACAAGGTCTGAGGGAGAACGAAGGCCAAAGCCACCAGTGCCAGAGAGGAAGTCTTCACTCTTgtcctccctctcctcatccttctcctccatctcttccctctcctcctgcacCTCATCAGAACATCCTGTTCTTcctgctccacctccacctcctcctctgccacattgttcatcctcctccttttctgtcttcacCTCCCCCATTCGTgcacctcttcctcctgctcctcctcttccactttCCTACCTGCCTGCTCCCCCTTCATTCTCAaaactctctgctgctccttttCGTTCACCTTCATCTcatccttctcctccacccccacctcctctcccaCCTTCACCTGTCCCTGTTCCTTCACCTCTACAACTTTCctctcgtcctcctcctcctccatacTCATACGCTATCAGGCAGACCTCTCTTCATGCTCTGGAGTCCACTGAGTCACAATCAAATGTCTTTCCTCCTCATCCCTCTTCAGATATCCCAGAAGTTTCGTTTACCaatcttcctcctccaccaccaccacctcctcttccGAGTCTCCCCACATCCTCTGTAGTTCCTCTTTCATTTGCAAACCCTGCCAAGTCTCTAAACCCTTGTGTCAGAGTGGTCACAAGCCCTTTTCCCTTGGTCACCACCCAAGCTTTGCAGGGTGTTAAACTTCGGTCCATCAAGAATCAGGAAGCCCTGTCTGCTAACAATATGCTAGCTGGTGCTACACCCCACGGCCAAGCTAGCACGTTGTCAGCTAATGCTAAACATGCTGATACTATCTATGATTTTAACAGCAAAGAAGCTCAACCAGACTGTTCCGAGTTGactaatgctaatgttaatcCCAATACTGATGGACCAGGATCACAAAATGCTGTCTGTACTCTTGATAGGTGTGGGAATGACAACCCTGCAAAACAACCTGTAATTAAATCAGATCACGATTACTACAACCTAACAAAAAATGAAGTGAGGACACCCACAGATGAGACAGCTTATGCTGGTCTTCAAAGTCTACAAGGCAGCATTTACAGCCCAGATAACCAAAGAACCTCTGGGCATCAGGTTGTTAATAGCAAAGATAACAAATTCAATGAGCAAGTGAGAAAAGAGTCTGACACATATGCTTCACTGACAAACAATCAAATATCCAGTCCTGATAGTTCTTGGATTAAAATCTCTTCTGGTAATGACCAAAACCACATCAATCCATTGATCCAAGAACAGCAAATCACAGATACAGTGTTAGCAGACAACATGCTAAGTGAACCTGCAGAAACAAGTGGAAACACTGAGAATGACTCTTCATACTGGACTCTGTCTGGAACAAATCAAGTGTATCCCAGAGAGAGCAGAAGAATACTGTTAGAAagcaaagatgaagaagagggaAATGGCAAAGATAATTCAGCTGATGAAAGTCCCATGGCCTACAGTGATGTAACACAGAGTGAGTTGGTCCTTAAGTCCCCAGAGAAGCCAACACCACTGAAGAAGCCTGATCTCTGCATTCTGGGCCTCAAGGCGTCCACTGAGGACAATACCTCACTTGGTGGTTCCCCTCAGAAGCAGAAGCCACCGATTTTGCACAAGAAGCCAGATCTTTCATTGACCTcaaccagaaaaataaaaacactgtttccaTCTGAAAATACAAGCGAGGCACCCAACAGCAACTCTGTGGCCTATGGCACGCTAGAGATCGCTGGAATTTCACATACCCAGAACACCACAGGGATTGTGCATATCATAGACCCTAGAAACAAATTCAATGGCATAATGAGTACTTTGGAGAACTGTGTTAGCTCAGGAAGTTGTTGCACCATGGAAAATAGCAACTTTGGCTCAAAGGGCACCAAGATGTGGACCTGTGTCTCCTCAGGGACCATGGGTCCGACACAGGCCTGGAGTACCTGTGGGGTTACAAACACTACTGATGGAACCATGAAGAACTGTGGTACCACACAAACATGTCGAAACGAAGGAAACTCAGGGGACCATGGAGGTGCTACTGCTGAAACACGTGGAACCCCAAGTGGGGCAACAGATCCCCGTAGGCTTTATAAAGATaatcagaaaacatttcataAGAGGATGATGAGACCATCACTggctgaagatgaagaagaagatgatgaggatgagAAGGTTAAAGAAAGAGGGACAAAAACAATGATGATGTCGTCCTCCacaaagaaaagaggcagagcaagaaggaggaggaggaggaggaggacaggcagGCAGCTGCTCATAATGTCATCAACAATGCAGCCCACtccctcttcatcatcatcctcatcatcatcatctttgtcatcatcttcatcctcatctggAGATGAACAAGATCTGGAGAAAGGGAGAACAGTGCCAACAAGGGAGAGAGTGAGGATGTCGAGGGAAGTGTGGAATGAAGAGACTGACTCTGAAAGTTCCTGCGCTCAGACTGGTCACAGCAGGAACTCCCTCAGCAGTGCACTGTCCACTGAAAGTCTGCAGGGGGAGTTGTCGCTTCCAGACCTCCTGATACAGGAACcaggggaggaagaagaggagaagaggagcaaGGGTGaagcacagagcacagaggtGAAGGCAAAGGAGACCAGAGAACCTCCAGATG GTGATCTGTTCGTCAGTGTTTCAGCAGATCAGATGTTTGTCTCCGGTCGACCACGAACCACAGAGGATCTATTTGCTGTCATCCACag gTCTAAGAGAAAGATGCTGGGAAGAAGACATTCAGAAGAAAACGGACATTGTATTGTGTCTTCCTCTTGGTCCTCTTCTGCAGACCCAGTCCCCTGCTCGACACAGCCTGTGGCCTTCAAAACCCAAAGGTCATCGAGAAGTGAGAGCTTCAAGGCTCTCTTGCTTAGGAAAGGTAGTCGGTCTGATTCATGTTCTCGTATCTCAGCTGTCGAGCGACTTTGTACTGACCTCCAGCATGTGCCGTCACTGCTGCCACCACCAGAGCAAACACAAGTCAAACCCACGAGTTTGTTCCATACTGTGCACAGACAAGACGTACCGCTGTCTCCCACATCTCTGTGCAGTCAGAACCTCTTCGTGAAGCTCGGATTAAAGCAGAGGGATCTGATGAGTActcagctcttcttcttctccgcCTCAATGCGTCCTCGCTCCCTCACTCCTCCCTGCTCAGCCAGTCGACGTTTTGCTGCTCGCTCCCGCCTCGTTGCCGCCCCCATGACCGCAATCTTTGAAGGGGaaggtgaggaggaagaagaggaggacgatAACGATGAAGGTTCCATCGAGTCACCAGGAATCAAAGAAGAATCGAGTCAGAGATTGGAGGAAACTTCTTGA